Proteins encoded in a region of the Flavobacterium sp. PMTSA4 genome:
- a CDS encoding iron ABC transporter permease — protein sequence MFKNRTSFLFSILTLLLLLSILLNISFGQVAIPFKEIFKSIFGSSASKETWDYIIINYRLPKAITAILVGISLSISGLLMQTFFRNPLAGPFVLGLSSGSSLGVAFVVLGSSFLPLFLTDFLLSSHGIILASCAGSFLVLLLIFIVSKYLRDVMSILIVGLMFSSFTSAIVSILTYFSTAAQLQKFTFWSMGSLGNLTWGNLTFLTVVISIGLIISISSLKSLDALLLGENYAKSMGLNFKRFKNTIIISTSLLTGSITAFVGPIAFIGLAVPHLAKLLFQTSNHRILFAGTLLIGAIIMLLCDSISQLPGMDFTLPINAITSLVGAPIVIWLIIKKKNLI from the coding sequence ATGTTTAAAAACCGAACCTCTTTTCTGTTCTCCATTTTGACTTTGTTATTGCTGCTGTCAATACTGTTGAATATTTCGTTTGGTCAGGTTGCTATACCTTTTAAGGAGATTTTCAAAAGTATTTTTGGTTCGTCAGCCAGCAAAGAAACTTGGGATTATATCATCATCAATTATCGGTTACCAAAAGCAATCACGGCTATTTTAGTTGGAATTTCATTATCCATTAGTGGTTTACTAATGCAAACATTTTTTAGAAATCCATTGGCTGGTCCGTTTGTTCTAGGTTTGAGTTCGGGTTCAAGTTTAGGTGTTGCTTTTGTAGTGCTTGGCAGTAGTTTTTTGCCACTATTTCTAACCGATTTTCTACTTTCTTCTCACGGAATTATTCTAGCTTCTTGTGCTGGAAGTTTTTTGGTATTGCTTCTCATTTTTATAGTTTCCAAATACTTGCGCGATGTTATGTCGATACTTATTGTCGGGCTAATGTTTAGTAGTTTTACTTCGGCCATTGTTAGTATTCTGACCTATTTCAGCACTGCAGCACAATTGCAAAAATTCACCTTTTGGTCTATGGGAAGTTTAGGAAACCTTACTTGGGGAAATTTGACTTTTTTAACTGTAGTCATTAGCATCGGGTTAATTATAAGTATTTCTTCTTTGAAATCATTGGATGCTTTACTGCTAGGTGAAAACTATGCTAAAAGTATGGGATTGAATTTTAAACGATTCAAAAATACTATTATTATAAGTACGAGTTTGTTAACTGGAAGTATCACTGCTTTTGTTGGACCTATTGCTTTTATTGGTTTAGCAGTTCCACATTTGGCAAAATTGCTTTTTCAAACCAGTAATCATCGAATTTTATTTGCAGGAACTTTGTTAATCGGTGCAATAATTATGTTACTTTGTGATAGTATTTCGCAATTGCCAGGAATGGATTTTACGCTGCCAATCAATGCTATAACATCGTTAGTTGGAGCGCCAATTGTGATTTGGTTAATCATCAAAAAAAAGAATTTAATTTAA
- a CDS encoding ABC transporter ATP-binding protein produces MSNKSIISTVNLSIGYSTKKGTKVIAENLNLSLAKGKLITLVGANGIGKSTLLRTLTGIQKPLSGDVFLEEKNIRELDDLELAKNLSLVLTEKLPPSNLTVFELIALGRQPYTNWLGKLSEDDLKIVNDVMQLTQTIDLAQKKHYQISDGQLQKVMIARALAQDTSIIILDEPTTHLDLLHKVSVFKLLKKLSQETNKCILFSTHDIDLAIQLSDEMIVMTEEKVYQDQPCNLISEGAFNRLFEDEKISFDGTKGKFVISN; encoded by the coding sequence TTGAGCAATAAAAGTATCATATCAACAGTTAATTTATCTATTGGTTATTCAACCAAAAAAGGTACTAAAGTAATTGCTGAAAATCTAAATTTATCACTAGCCAAAGGAAAACTAATAACACTTGTTGGCGCGAATGGAATTGGAAAATCTACCTTATTAAGAACTTTAACAGGTATTCAAAAACCGCTTTCGGGTGATGTTTTTTTGGAAGAAAAAAACATTCGAGAACTAGATGATTTAGAATTGGCCAAAAACCTCAGTTTGGTATTAACCGAAAAATTACCGCCGAGTAATTTGACTGTTTTCGAATTGATTGCACTTGGCAGACAACCTTATACCAATTGGTTAGGAAAACTTTCTGAAGATGATTTGAAGATTGTAAACGATGTCATGCAATTGACTCAAACCATAGATTTGGCTCAAAAGAAACACTATCAAATCAGTGATGGACAATTGCAAAAAGTAATGATAGCTCGTGCTTTGGCTCAAGATACTTCTATTATTATTTTGGATGAACCCACAACGCATTTAGATTTATTACACAAAGTTTCTGTCTTTAAACTCTTAAAAAAACTATCACAAGAAACCAATAAATGCATCTTGTTTTCAACTCATGACATTGATTTGGCAATACAACTAAGTGATGAAATGATTGTCATGACCGAAGAAAAAGTATATCAAGATCAACCTTGTAATTTAATTTCAGAAGGTGCTTTTAATCGTTTGTTTGAAGATGAAAAAATATCTTTTGATGGAACGAAAGGGAAGTTTGTTATTTCAAATTAA
- a CDS encoding tRNA (cytidine(34)-2'-O)-methyltransferase, with amino-acid sequence MLNIVLVEPEIPNNTGNIGRLCVGTESRLHLIKPYGFEITDSNLKRSGLDYWVHLEWKEYDNVDDWIAQIQDKSRVFLMSSRVDKSIYEADFQDGDWLVFGKESVGLSEEVMDQFENHLKIPMSNLIRSYNIANSVAFVVGEAKRQINLK; translated from the coding sequence ATGTTAAACATTGTTTTAGTAGAACCCGAAATACCAAATAATACAGGAAATATTGGTCGTTTGTGTGTTGGAACAGAAAGCCGATTGCATTTAATAAAACCATATGGTTTTGAAATTACAGATTCTAATTTAAAACGTTCTGGTTTGGATTATTGGGTACATTTGGAATGGAAAGAATACGATAATGTTGATGACTGGATTGCTCAAATTCAAGACAAATCGAGGGTTTTTTTGATGAGTTCAAGAGTTGATAAATCCATTTATGAAGCGGATTTTCAAGATGGCGACTGGTTGGTTTTTGGTAAAGAAAGCGTTGGTTTATCAGAAGAAGTTATGGATCAATTTGAAAATCATTTAAAAATTCCGATGTCCAATTTAATTCGAAGTTACAATATCGCTAATTCGGTAGCTTTCGTGGTTGGAGAAGCGAAAAGACAGATTAATTTGAAATAA
- a CDS encoding pseudouridine synthase — translation MKKHSHFLIHKPHGYLSQFIYEKKRPKKLLGELFDFPEGTMAIGRLDEDSEGLLLLTTDGMMSEIVRSKSVAKEYYAQVDGIITDEAIQQLKNGVEIGFKGIRYTTKKCEAKITHKLPECIGEGRRIRDERHGPTSWVSITLTEGKFRQVRKMTAAVGFPTLRLVRIRVGNIHLQNLKAGEVLEVDTFFE, via the coding sequence ATGAAGAAACACAGCCATTTTCTAATTCATAAACCACATGGTTATCTGAGTCAATTTATCTACGAAAAGAAGAGACCCAAAAAATTGCTCGGAGAATTATTTGATTTTCCCGAAGGAACAATGGCAATTGGTAGATTAGACGAAGATTCAGAAGGTTTACTTTTGTTGACTACGGATGGAATGATGAGTGAAATAGTCAGAAGTAAATCCGTTGCAAAAGAATACTACGCACAAGTTGATGGAATTATAACTGATGAGGCAATTCAACAATTAAAAAATGGTGTAGAAATTGGATTCAAAGGCATTAGATATACAACCAAAAAATGCGAAGCAAAAATTACTCATAAACTACCTGAATGCATTGGTGAAGGAAGAAGAATTAGGGATGAACGTCACGGACCAACTTCTTGGGTTTCGATAACTTTGACCGAAGGCAAGTTCCGTCAAGTGAGAAAAATGACTGCCGCAGTTGGATTTCCAACCTTGCGATTAGTGAGAATTCGAGTAGGAAACATACATTTGCAAAATCTAAAAGCAGGAGAAGTTCTTGAAGTAGATACTTTTTTTGAATAA
- a CDS encoding DUF4476 domain-containing protein, whose protein sequence is MKRKITLLVVLMVSTINFAQIGPYGHLNVFSEDGDKFTLILNGEVINDTPQSNLRVEELNQPYYNAKVKFADNTLMDISKNNLMITDADGIFMDVTYKIRRDKNNKTKLKMNYFSSIPVVPDFIPASNVHVVHYGQPQPAPVIVQQVGGVSQTTTTTTTQTGGTNIGVGVNVGGINMGVSINDNMGNGSVTQTTTTTSSSSHSGNHGNHGNHVEPVRGCGGNSCMTPGNFNAALATIKKQSFEDSKLKTAKQVIAVNCLNVDQIIQIANLFSFEDNKLDFAKFAYDYCIEPRNYFKLNGIFKFSSNADELSDYVQSRQ, encoded by the coding sequence ATGAAAAGAAAAATTACTTTACTAGTTGTGTTGATGGTTTCAACAATTAACTTTGCTCAAATTGGTCCTTATGGACATTTGAATGTTTTCTCTGAAGATGGAGATAAATTTACATTAATTCTTAACGGAGAAGTCATTAACGATACTCCACAATCAAATCTTAGAGTTGAAGAATTAAATCAACCGTATTACAATGCAAAAGTGAAATTTGCAGATAATACATTGATGGATATTTCAAAAAACAATTTGATGATTACTGATGCTGATGGAATTTTTATGGATGTGACGTATAAAATCAGAAGAGACAAAAACAATAAGACTAAATTAAAGATGAATTATTTTTCGTCAATTCCTGTCGTTCCTGATTTTATTCCTGCTTCAAATGTTCATGTTGTTCATTATGGGCAACCACAACCTGCACCAGTAATAGTTCAGCAAGTTGGAGGTGTTTCTCAAACTACAACTACTACAACTACACAAACAGGAGGAACAAATATTGGTGTTGGCGTTAATGTTGGCGGAATTAATATGGGAGTTTCGATTAATGATAATATGGGAAATGGTAGCGTAACTCAAACTACAACTACAACTTCATCAAGTTCTCATTCAGGAAATCATGGAAATCACGGAAATCATGTTGAACCAGTTAGAGGTTGTGGCGGCAATTCATGCATGACACCAGGAAACTTTAATGCTGCTTTAGCAACTATCAAAAAACAAAGTTTTGAGGATTCTAAGTTAAAAACGGCTAAACAAGTTATTGCTGTAAATTGTTTAAATGTTGATCAAATTATACAAATTGCAAATCTTTTTAGCTTTGAAGACAATAAATTAGATTTTGCAAAATTTGCTTATGATTATTGTATTGAACCAAGAAACTATTTTAAGTTAAACGGAATTTTCAAATTCAGTTCAAATGCAGATGAATTATCTGATTACGTTCAAAGTCGTCAATAA
- the rmuC gene encoding DNA recombination protein RmuC, whose product MSENLVLLAAFVIALIIGIFIGKNLFAANSKSEKSSLEEKINGLLAQIEQLKNQTQQIVQERETIRNEKEALIIQLSKKETDFENLWERNKEQKEEVEKLQEKFTKEFENLANKILEEKTVKFTEQNKENLKNILTPLQDKIQLFEKKVEDTHKESIDYHAALRQQILGLKEMNEQMSKETLNLTKALKGDSKMQGNWGELILERVLEKSGLEKGREYEVQQSFTTDEGRVQPDVVINLPDGKKMIVDSKVSLTAYEKYVNETDDAEKSNHLKEHINSIKRHVEQLGNKNYHDLYQMESPDFVLLFIPIESAFAIALNDDNSLYNKAFEKNIVIVTPSTLLATLRTIDSMWTNQKQQENALEIARQAGALYDKFEGFVSDLVKIGKKMDEAKVEYQGAMNKLVDGKGNLITSVEKLKKMGAKAKKALPENILIRAEKDEQEL is encoded by the coding sequence ATGAGTGAAAATTTAGTTCTATTAGCTGCATTTGTAATCGCCTTAATCATTGGAATTTTTATTGGAAAAAATCTTTTTGCAGCTAATTCAAAATCTGAAAAATCTTCATTAGAAGAAAAAATAAATGGGTTACTAGCTCAAATCGAACAGTTAAAAAATCAAACGCAACAAATAGTTCAAGAACGAGAAACCATTCGTAATGAAAAAGAAGCTTTAATAATTCAGCTTTCGAAAAAAGAAACTGATTTTGAAAATCTTTGGGAACGTAACAAAGAACAAAAAGAAGAAGTTGAAAAACTTCAGGAGAAATTTACCAAAGAATTTGAAAATTTGGCCAATAAAATATTAGAAGAAAAAACGGTTAAGTTCACCGAACAAAACAAAGAAAACCTTAAAAATATTTTAACTCCATTACAAGATAAAATTCAACTCTTTGAAAAGAAAGTCGAAGATACACACAAAGAAAGTATTGATTATCATGCTGCTTTACGTCAACAAATTCTTGGTTTGAAAGAAATGAACGAGCAAATGAGCAAGGAAACTTTAAACTTAACTAAAGCGTTGAAAGGCGACAGCAAAATGCAAGGAAATTGGGGTGAATTGATTTTGGAGCGTGTTTTAGAAAAATCAGGTTTAGAAAAAGGTCGTGAGTATGAAGTCCAACAAAGTTTTACTACTGATGAAGGCAGAGTTCAACCCGATGTTGTAATCAATCTTCCAGATGGAAAGAAAATGATTGTTGATTCTAAAGTTTCGCTTACTGCTTATGAAAAATATGTAAATGAAACCGATGATGCCGAAAAATCGAATCATTTAAAAGAACATATCAATTCTATAAAACGCCATGTTGAGCAATTGGGCAACAAAAATTACCACGATTTATATCAAATGGAAAGCCCTGATTTTGTTTTACTTTTTATCCCAATTGAGTCGGCTTTTGCAATTGCCTTGAATGACGATAATTCGTTATACAACAAAGCCTTTGAAAAAAATATAGTAATCGTAACACCTTCTACTCTTTTGGCAACTTTGCGAACCATTGACAGTATGTGGACAAATCAAAAGCAACAGGAAAACGCATTAGAAATTGCCCGACAAGCTGGTGCTTTATATGATAAATTTGAAGGTTTTGTTTCTGATTTAGTAAAAATTGGAAAAAAAATGGACGAAGCAAAAGTAGAATATCAAGGAGCAATGAACAAACTTGTTGACGGCAAAGGAAACTTAATAACTAGTGTTGAGAAGTTGAAAAAAATGGGTGCAAAAGCCAAGAAAGCATTGCCTGAAAATATTTTAATTAGAGCCGAAAAAGATGAACAAGAACTTTAA
- a CDS encoding hotdog domain-containing protein — MNKNFKTVAESQVTMSLLMLPSHSNFSGKIHGGFILSLLDQIAFASASKFSGHYCVTASVDTVDFLNPIDVGELVTLKACVNFVGKTSMIVGIRVEAENIQSGEIKHCNSSYFTMVAKDELGKPTQIPGLRIKTKQEYRRFLNALNRKKKQKEINNYKVDINYNSEDLKNELSQYNVIVENLI; from the coding sequence ATGAACAAGAACTTTAAAACTGTAGCTGAATCACAAGTAACAATGTCGTTGTTGATGTTGCCTTCACACTCCAATTTTAGCGGAAAAATTCATGGTGGTTTTATTTTATCGCTATTAGACCAAATTGCCTTTGCAAGTGCTTCAAAATTTTCTGGACATTATTGTGTAACAGCTTCAGTAGATACAGTTGATTTTTTAAACCCAATAGATGTTGGAGAGTTAGTCACTTTAAAAGCGTGTGTCAATTTTGTTGGAAAAACTTCCATGATTGTTGGAATTCGAGTTGAAGCAGAAAACATTCAAAGTGGTGAAATCAAACATTGCAATTCAAGTTACTTTACGATGGTTGCGAAAGATGAATTAGGAAAACCAACTCAAATTCCGGGTTTAAGAATTAAAACAAAACAAGAATACCGCCGTTTTTTAAATGCTTTGAATAGAAAGAAGAAGCAAAAAGAAATTAACAATTATAAAGTTGACATTAATTATAATTCTGAGGATTTAAAAAATGAATTATCACAGTATAATGTTATAGTAGAAAACTTAATTTAA
- a CDS encoding Ig-like domain-containing protein, translating into MKKIYFLFLTLSLVIVGFYACSDDNEYTEISPIAADDTVSSTLTNAVTIDVLLNDTTGGVPVATTVSIVGGTDTDSNGTLDKLDVVNEGIWTVNSTTGSITFTPVANYVGNPTQISYTVKNSQGNASNEAIVTINATPIVTFDILNVPYAKLSDYNFFVGNITNQIPSLNVVAYEPASSLFTDYAQKKRFIWMPNGVNATYVDDDKILNFPVGTVLIKTFYYTTIQPGNQTKLIETRLMIRKSDGWKFYEYLWNDAQTDADLLPANEFLNGSFKTITFTKPNNEVVTTNYRIPSDTECLSCHKINEVPTPIAVKPQNLNHNFNYSAGSMNQLQKLVSQGYLDSYPSNIASTVDYHDTTKSLSLRVRSYLDVNCGHCHQDQGRCDYRQIRLGFRQNIEDSNIGICLTADEEISPTLQKIITPGNVSKSIMHFRMSSNEESERMPLLGRTIVHDEGVELLEQWINSLNQSCN; encoded by the coding sequence ATGAAAAAAATCTACTTTTTATTTTTAACGTTATCCTTAGTAATCGTTGGATTTTATGCATGTTCCGACGATAATGAATACACCGAAATTAGCCCTATTGCAGCTGACGACACAGTTTCAAGCACTTTAACAAATGCCGTTACAATAGATGTTTTATTAAACGATACAACTGGTGGTGTTCCCGTTGCGACAACTGTATCAATAGTTGGCGGAACTGACACGGATTCAAATGGAACTTTAGATAAATTAGATGTTGTTAATGAAGGTATTTGGACTGTAAATAGTACAACCGGAAGCATCACTTTTACACCTGTTGCGAACTACGTTGGAAATCCAACACAAATATCTTATACCGTTAAAAATTCTCAAGGAAATGCATCAAACGAAGCGATAGTTACAATTAACGCAACACCAATTGTAACCTTTGATATTTTAAATGTTCCTTATGCTAAACTTTCTGACTATAATTTTTTCGTTGGAAACATTACAAACCAAATCCCATCTTTGAATGTAGTTGCTTATGAACCTGCAAGTTCTTTGTTTACAGATTATGCTCAGAAAAAAAGATTTATTTGGATGCCAAATGGCGTAAATGCTACTTATGTAGATGATGACAAAATTTTAAATTTCCCAGTAGGAACAGTTCTTATCAAGACTTTTTATTATACTACAATTCAACCAGGAAATCAAACCAAACTTATCGAAACTAGATTAATGATTAGAAAAAGTGATGGTTGGAAATTTTATGAATATTTATGGAATGATGCACAAACTGATGCTGACTTACTTCCCGCAAACGAATTTCTGAATGGAAGTTTTAAAACAATTACATTCACTAAACCAAATAATGAAGTAGTAACTACAAACTACAGAATTCCATCAGATACAGAATGTCTTTCATGTCATAAAATTAATGAAGTTCCAACTCCAATTGCTGTAAAACCACAAAATTTAAATCATAATTTCAATTACTCAGCTGGTAGTATGAATCAATTACAAAAATTGGTTTCACAAGGTTACCTAGATAGTTATCCTTCAAATATTGCATCAACTGTAGATTATCATGATACAACTAAATCTTTGAGTCTGAGAGTTCGTTCCTATTTAGATGTAAATTGTGGTCATTGCCATCAAGATCAAGGCAGATGTGATTATAGACAAATTCGTCTTGGTTTCAGACAAAATATTGAAGATTCAAATATTGGAATTTGTTTAACTGCTGATGAAGAAATTAGCCCAACTTTACAAAAAATAATTACTCCAGGAAATGTTTCAAAATCGATAATGCATTTCAGGATGAGTTCCAATGAAGAAAGTGAAAGAATGCCTTTATTGGGTAGAACTATTGTTCACGATGAAGGTGTTGAACTTTTAGAACAATGGATTAATTCATTAAACCAATCTTGTAACTAA